A window from Borrelia sp. P9F1 encodes these proteins:
- a CDS encoding Gldg family protein: MKNKNNEIINLILNLGIIFLVLCNISIFVFKIDLTKNKAFTISSVTKDLFSNANEKIYITYYNSSSLGNYFAFPDQIKNFLTSFSDASNGQVIYREIDADKVSSPLEQIGIPSQQIDLRDINQLSILKIYSGIEVIYEGKREVLPIVTEIGNLEYELASSLDKLINNTKKVLGLVFGDTTLKETHKSFTEIMKKAFKTDIQEIDLNKEQLKDINGLFVIGAKEINNELMKKIDEFIVNNGKVLFATSKIDYNPQNPYATAPLKSPLFNLIENYGVKYNENIILDKRAPNLFLGGYFQIYHPWILIDKSSIIDPKNPLFKNFYDALIPWSNSLELLENKESDIKYLPLFASSKESWQVKDENISSIAMHSFDVPKTFDKEDTQKILGYYIEGQIKSFFNDKKSENSKIIFLGSSMVFSDYMYNGSPSNFELAGRISDYLMQKEAFFSIKSREVRSKLKFVSSSQEMINAKFLLIIVNLLLLPGAVIIFGIIRFTQKRRTNY, from the coding sequence ATGAAAAATAAAAATAATGAAATTATAAATCTAATTTTAAACCTTGGAATAATATTTTTAGTTCTTTGCAACATATCTATTTTCGTTTTCAAGATAGACCTTACCAAAAATAAAGCTTTCACAATTTCTTCGGTTACAAAAGATTTGTTTTCCAATGCAAACGAAAAAATATACATTACTTACTATAATTCCTCAAGTCTTGGTAATTATTTTGCATTTCCAGATCAAATAAAAAATTTCCTGACGAGTTTTTCTGATGCCTCAAACGGACAAGTAATTTACAGGGAAATCGACGCTGATAAGGTATCTTCTCCTTTGGAACAAATCGGAATTCCATCCCAACAAATTGACCTCAGAGATATCAATCAACTCTCTATACTTAAAATATATTCAGGAATCGAAGTAATTTACGAAGGAAAACGAGAGGTACTACCTATTGTTACTGAGATTGGAAATCTAGAGTATGAACTTGCAAGTAGTCTAGACAAATTAATCAACAACACAAAAAAAGTTCTAGGGCTTGTTTTTGGGGATACAACATTAAAAGAAACACATAAAAGCTTCACAGAGATAATGAAGAAAGCTTTCAAAACCGATATTCAAGAAATAGATCTTAATAAGGAGCAACTAAAGGATATTAACGGCTTATTTGTAATTGGTGCTAAGGAAATAAACAATGAATTGATGAAAAAAATTGACGAATTTATTGTAAATAACGGAAAAGTATTATTTGCTACAAGTAAAATTGATTATAATCCTCAAAATCCGTACGCAACGGCTCCCCTTAAATCTCCACTTTTCAATCTGATTGAAAATTATGGGGTTAAATACAATGAAAATATTATACTTGACAAAAGAGCTCCAAATCTTTTCTTGGGGGGATATTTTCAAATTTATCATCCGTGGATATTAATCGATAAAAGTAGCATTATCGATCCCAAAAATCCTTTATTTAAAAATTTCTATGATGCTTTAATTCCTTGGAGTAATTCACTAGAACTTTTAGAAAACAAAGAGAGCGACATAAAGTACTTACCTCTATTTGCAAGCTCCAAAGAATCTTGGCAAGTTAAAGATGAAAATATTTCAAGCATAGCGATGCATTCATTTGATGTTCCAAAAACTTTTGACAAAGAAGATACACAAAAGATTCTTGGATATTATATTGAAGGACAAATTAAAAGTTTTTTTAATGACAAAAAATCCGAAAATTCAAAGATAATTTTTCTAGGCTCAAGTATGGTGTTTAGTGATTATATGTATAATGGTTCACCTTCAAACTTTGAACTTGCTGGACGAATTTCAGATTATTTAATGCAAAAGGAAGCATTTTTTAGCATTAAATCAAGAGAAGTACGCTCTAAACTAAAATTTGTAAGTTCTTCACAAGAAATGATAAATGCAAAATTTTTGCTAATAATCGTAAATTTATTACTATTGCCGGGAGCAGTAATAATATTTGGAATTATCAGATTCACCCAAAAAAGAAGAACTAACTACTAA
- a CDS encoding ABC transporter permease translates to MKMNLRQSLALSKKELKVLFGTPTAYVVILFFLIFINFSFIFFSGFFIKDNASLVSYFSSMPIILMLVLPALSMGVFSEEHKTGSIELLYALPISPQEIVIGKFITLKIFTLILFALTLPLTVMTVFMGEFDLGIVFLQYLGIILYSYSVLSMGVFISSITKSQIVSYVLTVFILVLIIFSGKLVMIFGKENIFGEMLNFISIANHFSYFNMGILNLSDLIYFITFSVTFLILTSYSIRLKKWR, encoded by the coding sequence ATGAAAATGAACTTAAGGCAATCCTTGGCTTTATCAAAAAAAGAATTGAAAGTTTTATTCGGAACACCAACCGCATATGTTGTAATTCTATTTTTCTTAATATTTATAAACTTTTCTTTTATATTTTTCTCAGGATTTTTCATCAAGGATAATGCCTCGTTAGTATCTTACTTTTCGTCAATGCCCATTATCTTAATGTTAGTCTTGCCAGCACTTAGCATGGGAGTTTTTTCAGAAGAACACAAAACAGGAAGCATTGAACTACTTTATGCACTCCCGATAAGTCCACAAGAAATAGTAATTGGAAAATTCATTACACTTAAAATATTTACATTAATACTTTTCGCTTTAACACTACCCCTAACGGTAATGACCGTTTTTATGGGGGAGTTTGACCTTGGCATAGTATTTCTGCAATATTTAGGAATAATCCTCTATTCTTATTCCGTTCTTAGTATGGGAGTATTCATATCCTCCATTACTAAAAGTCAAATAGTATCGTATGTACTAACCGTGTTCATTCTAGTGTTGATAATATTTTCAGGAAAGCTAGTAATGATATTTGGCAAAGAAAATATATTTGGAGAAATGCTTAACTTTATCTCAATTGCTAACCACTTTAGTTACTTTAATATGGGAATACTAAACCTATCAGATCTTATTTATTTCATTACATTTTCAGTTACATTCCTCATATTAACTTCATATAGCATAAGATTGAAAAAATGGAGATAA
- a CDS encoding ABC transporter ATP-binding protein: MINVKNVTKIYGSFTALFNVSFKVNEGEVLGILGPNGAGKSTLIKILTSFHYPSKGYVEIFERDITENPTEILQNIGYVPEKLALYPELSVNEYLNFISEIKCIQSPKKEIEKAMSVFKLNSVKNKLISNLSKGFKQRVGIAGALLNNPKLVILDEPTNGLDPNQIIEFKDFLKELEKTSTILFSSHILSEVESICKRIIIINKGEIIADDTKENIVKNRLKETELELVVYKDSELTKEHFTNNDIFTLIKAEEYENEINISLKLAPDKTERELFNYIVSKGVLLKAMIPKHESLEKIFSKLTKEIA, from the coding sequence ATGATAAACGTAAAAAATGTCACTAAAATATACGGTTCATTTACAGCCCTCTTTAATGTTAGCTTTAAGGTTAACGAAGGAGAGGTGCTTGGCATACTTGGACCAAATGGGGCAGGTAAATCGACATTGATCAAAATTTTAACATCGTTTCACTACCCCAGCAAGGGATATGTAGAAATCTTTGAAAGAGATATCACAGAGAATCCAACAGAAATACTTCAAAACATAGGATACGTGCCTGAAAAACTAGCTCTTTATCCCGAACTATCTGTTAACGAATATTTAAACTTCATCTCAGAAATCAAATGTATTCAATCTCCTAAAAAGGAAATAGAGAAAGCCATGAGCGTTTTTAAACTCAACAGTGTTAAAAATAAATTAATATCTAATCTATCAAAAGGATTTAAGCAAAGAGTAGGAATAGCTGGGGCTTTATTAAATAATCCCAAGCTTGTAATACTTGATGAGCCTACAAATGGACTTGACCCAAATCAAATTATAGAATTTAAAGATTTTTTGAAAGAACTGGAAAAGACTAGTACAATACTCTTTTCCTCTCATATTTTAAGTGAAGTGGAGTCTATCTGTAAGAGAATAATCATTATTAATAAAGGAGAAATTATTGCTGATGACACTAAAGAAAACATAGTTAAAAACAGACTCAAAGAAACTGAGCTAGAGCTAGTTGTCTATAAAGATTCTGAACTAACTAAAGAACATTTTACCAATAACGATATATTCACATTAATAAAAGCAGAAGAATATGAAAACGAAATCAATATTTCATTGAAACTTGCTCCTGATAAAACGGAAAGAGAGCTGTTTAATTATATAGTAAGTAAGGGCGTCTTATTAAAGGCAATGATTCCAAAACATGAAAGCTTGGAAAAAATCTTTAGCAAACTTACAAAGGAGATAGCATAA
- a CDS encoding ribonuclease Z has protein sequence MSFNINILGTGGTRPLHNRYLTSVLVEYYGDNFLFDCGEATQMSLRKQKISWQKIKVICITHLHADHITGLLGMVMLMAQSGETRKEPLTIIGPVGIKRYLETNIELLKVHKNYEILYQEIIINKTEEVLYEDKRKIIEYRKLRHSVDCVGYLFIEKDRPGKFDNQKAETLNIPKEHIRKKLQDGHEIVLDGKKILPSDVLGEPQKGLKFAYITDTGYFEDLISHIKNFNLVIIESTFKDELKKEAEKKLHLTAQSAAAIARRAGVSQTGLIHFSERYTLNKDLCELLNEARQEYPNGEIFLTKDGMRLEANKNKFIIKY, from the coding sequence TTGAGTTTCAATATTAACATTCTCGGCACTGGGGGAACAAGACCACTACATAACAGATATTTAACTTCTGTACTAGTAGAATACTATGGGGATAATTTTCTCTTTGATTGTGGGGAAGCTACACAAATGTCTCTCAGAAAACAAAAGATATCATGGCAAAAAATTAAAGTCATCTGCATCACACACTTGCATGCTGACCACATCACAGGATTACTTGGAATGGTAATGCTTATGGCACAAAGTGGAGAAACAAGAAAAGAACCTCTAACTATTATTGGACCCGTTGGAATTAAAAGGTATTTAGAAACAAATATTGAACTTTTAAAAGTACATAAAAATTATGAGATCTTGTATCAAGAAATTATAATCAATAAAACAGAAGAGGTTCTGTATGAAGATAAAAGAAAGATAATTGAATACAGAAAATTAAGACATTCTGTAGATTGTGTCGGATATCTGTTTATAGAGAAAGATAGGCCTGGAAAATTTGACAACCAAAAGGCAGAGACCCTTAATATACCCAAGGAACACATTAGAAAAAAATTACAGGATGGACATGAGATTGTACTTGATGGGAAGAAAATACTTCCCTCTGATGTTTTAGGAGAACCCCAGAAAGGTTTAAAGTTCGCATACATTACAGACACAGGCTATTTTGAAGATTTAATCTCGCATATTAAAAACTTTAATCTGGTTATAATTGAGAGTACATTTAAAGATGAATTAAAAAAAGAAGCCGAAAAGAAATTGCACTTAACTGCACAATCAGCGGCAGCAATTGCAAGAAGAGCAGGAGTTAGTCAAACAGGTCTCATTCATTTTAGTGAAAGATACACACTAAACAAAGACTTATGTGAATTACTAAACGAAGCGAGACAAGAATACCCGAACGGAGAAATATTTTTAACAAAAGATGGAATGAGACTTGAAGCAAATAAAAATAAGTTTATTATAAAATATTAG